From the Candidatus Methylomirabilota bacterium genome, one window contains:
- a CDS encoding L-threonylcarbamoyladenylate synthase → MRPPTIATVVVRVDAIHPEESAMRDAGALLGTGGLVAFPTESFYGLGADAFDADAIGRVFEVKGRPESKPLLVLVDSLDMVARLTPGIGAGARELMRRHWPGPLTLVLEAAASVPAALTAGTGTVGVRMPGHALARALVRAAARPITAPSANPSGAPPPLTAEAVHGYFDGRVEMILDGGATAGGAGSTVADCTRWPPRILRQGPVVIEGACASPA, encoded by the coding sequence GTGAGGCCGCCCACGATCGCGACCGTTGTCGTCCGGGTCGATGCGATCCATCCCGAAGAGTCGGCGATGCGCGACGCCGGCGCGCTGCTCGGGACGGGCGGGCTGGTGGCCTTCCCGACCGAGAGCTTCTACGGCCTGGGCGCCGACGCCTTCGACGCCGACGCGATCGGGCGCGTGTTCGAGGTCAAGGGCCGCCCCGAGTCGAAGCCGCTCCTGGTCCTGGTGGATTCGCTCGACATGGTGGCGCGGCTGACCCCCGGGATCGGCGCGGGCGCGCGTGAGCTGATGCGCCGCCACTGGCCGGGACCGCTCACGCTGGTGCTCGAGGCCGCCGCGTCGGTGCCCGCCGCCCTGACCGCGGGCACCGGCACCGTCGGCGTGCGCATGCCGGGCCACGCGCTGGCGCGCGCGCTCGTCCGCGCGGCGGCGCGCCCGATCACCGCGCCCAGCGCGAACCCGAGCGGCGCGCCGCCGCCGCTCACCGCCGAGGCGGTGCACGGCTACTTCGACGGGCGGGTGGAGATGATCCTGGACGGCGGGGCGACCGCGGGGGGCGCGGGCTCCACCGTGGCCGACTGCACGCGGTGGCCGCCCCGGATCCTGCGACAGGGCCCGGTGGTCATCGAGGGCGCATGCGCATCACCGGCGTGA
- a CDS encoding molybdenum cofactor guanylyltransferase: MRITGVIQAGGRSARMGGRPKALMELGGRRLIDRVADVVRAVADDVLIVTNTPDLYGWLGLSMVPDVFPDHGSLGGVYSGLRAARGDVAFTVACDMPFLMPEVARLVTDRAGEADVVAPRVGDRWETLHACYGKTCLEPIETRLRAGRLQLAALLDDVRVLAIGEGEVARFRSPEVAFMNVNTPAELEAARRLLPALEPVPPR, translated from the coding sequence ATGCGCATCACCGGCGTGATCCAGGCGGGCGGCCGCAGCGCGCGGATGGGCGGGCGGCCCAAGGCCCTCATGGAGCTGGGTGGCCGGCGCCTCATCGACCGGGTGGCCGACGTGGTGCGCGCGGTGGCTGACGACGTGCTGATCGTCACCAACACGCCCGATCTCTACGGCTGGCTCGGGCTGTCGATGGTGCCCGACGTGTTCCCCGATCACGGCTCGCTCGGCGGGGTCTACTCCGGGCTGCGCGCGGCGCGCGGCGACGTCGCCTTCACGGTCGCCTGTGACATGCCGTTCCTGATGCCGGAGGTGGCGCGCCTGGTGACGGATCGCGCGGGGGAGGCCGACGTGGTGGCGCCGAGGGTCGGCGACCGGTGGGAGACGCTGCACGCGTGCTACGGCAAGACCTGCCTCGAGCCGATCGAGACGCGCCTGCGGGCGGGCCGGCTCCAGCTCGCGGCGCTCCTCGACGACGTGCGCGTGCTCGCCATCGGCGAGGGCGAGGTGGCGCGCTTCCGGTCGCCCGAGGTGGCGTTCATGAACGTCAACACCCCGGCCGAGCTCGAGGCCGCGCGCCGGCTGCTGCCCGCGCTCGAGCCGGTGCCGCCGCGGTAG